A single genomic interval of Oryza sativa Japonica Group chromosome 7, ASM3414082v1 harbors:
- the LOC4344338 gene encoding calmodulin-binding protein 25 yields the protein MDALSCLAPHAALLPCAAFTDADITRALHFSSSMPDTSSSPSSSSSAAFLADFCGGGAGGGFVVSAPPPTMPAITCESVLVADSARPSPAGPARRHQQQQLGLGPAGGRAGKRRSRASKRAPTTYISTDPANFRLMVQHVTGVQADPASLADGAAGILPTTTTTAPFDASSGLHMLDTFAAANPLLQAEQAAALQQQPCFPTLDSSWSAVMYDGSDLL from the coding sequence ATGGACGCTCTCTCCTGCCTGGCGCCGCACGCCGCGCTGCTGCCGTGCGCGGCCTTCACCGACGCCGACATCACGCGCGCGCtccacttctcctcctccatgcccgacacctcctcctcaccctcctcatcctcctccgcggccTTCCTCGCCGACTTCTGCGGTGGTGGCGCCGGAGGAGGGTTCGTGGTgtcggcgccgccaccgacgaTGCCGGCGATCACCTGCGAGTCCGTTCTCGTGGCCGACAGCGcgcgcccgtcgccggccgggcctgcgcggcggcaccagcagcagcagctggggCTGGGCCCCGCGGGTGGGCGCGCCGGGAAGCGGCGGTCGCGGGCGTCGAAGCGCGCGCCGACCACCTACATCAGCACCGACCCGGCCAACTTCCGCCTCATGGTGCAGCACGTCACCGGCGTCCAGGCCGACcccgcctccctcgccgacggcgccgccggcatccttcccaccaccaccaccactgcgcCGTTCGACGCCTCCTCCGGCCTCCACATGCTCGacaccttcgccgccgccaacccgcTGCTGCAAGCcgagcaagcggcggcgcttCAGCAGCAGCCGTGCTTCCCCACGCTGGACTCGTCGTGGAGCGCCGTCATGTACGATGGCAGCGACCTCCTCTGA
- the LOC4344339 gene encoding RINT1-like protein MAG2L isoform X1, whose translation MASPRPPPASLRSFLDAHFASPEDLASAPALAELLRRECVGLDASLRRLEAQLASVSASWLARSAGARASLRRIRSRGGGFGVEEDDGEETLRSAELPALVQEIHRIDAIRLYAEAALQLEAFVGNLEDATFSIVRQASKLNLSSVFRPASNEMQWKQEKLLQAVDAMRDIELELLRISTNRPQWTNLIMAVDSRVDKTLAILRPKALTDYRALLAALGWPPSLSSPDAANNKYSEIPNPLILMNEANKEKYSQSFLALCALQHAQANCEARQCQAKGASASMSDSKYFDKTAACFDNGLWAIDELVQPIASRLEYHFAKWSEQPEFIFALVYKIARDFMGGVDDILQPLIDRARLVGLSAKESWVTGMVKMLLGYLERQIFPVLVTSYQATDDKFEVHSSWMHLNDLMITFDKRMQLLADSGIQKIASISEGLSRSLSVFSIYSEHSDWLHMWAGVELNSAQHKLKSEMEDEINWSYSIKELGLQEITSNFLLSTREDYKAPTISEFVVKTASAMIERGHALPNRGLRIQYNRSSSVQFLSDFFLVLRERCEALQLTNTALEDDSLLKASFAINAARYCEYVLREWDDDIVFLEMGAHRKHVDEGQGQGHKHSAQHPCSFFGDEIAFLAKLGTDYLEQIMSSVLLEFEDLSWDYVQNIGLPNEQIHPVDEVLDEENLGVSPGFVASLEVVRDRTTKLMLHLNSKDFLDLWRSIAEGLDYFIYSSIRWGELTFSDQGVVQLRVDTKALLHIFRPFCLRPEAFFPFISDSLRLLAMRKTDARYLLEVLKNAKENDSCLRQQGLQHVNASQAMKILGSKRSDG comes from the exons ATGGCgtccccgcggccgccgccggcgagcctgCGGAGCTTCCTGGACGCGCACTTCGCCTCCCCCGAGGACCTCGCCTCCGCACCGGCGCTCGCTGAGCTCCTGCGCCGCGAGTGCGTGGGCCTGGATGcatccctccgccgcctcgaggCGCAGCTCGCGTCCGTATCCGCCTCCTGGCTCGCGCGCTCCGCCGGCGCTCGCGCATCTCTCCGCCGCATCCGCTCCCGAG GCGGGGGATTCGGAGTGGAGGAGGATGATGGCGAGGAGACGCTGCGGAGCGCGGAGCTGCCGGCGCTTGTGCAGGAGATCCATCGGATCGACGCCATTCGACTCTATGCGG AAGCTGCTCTACAGTTGGAAGCTTTTGTTGGTAACCTAGAAGATGCAACGTTTTCCATCGTTAGACAGGCCTCAAAGTTGAACTTGTCCTCGGTATTTAGGCCAGCATCTAAT GAAATGCAATGGAAGCAAGAAAAGTTGCTCCAGGCTGTTGATGCCATGAGGGATATTGAACTAGAGTTGCTACGGATCAGCACGAATAGGCCACAATGGACCAATCTTATCATGGCTGTTGATTCTAGAGTGGACAAAACCCTAGCAATTTTGAGACCTAAAGCACTAACAGATTATCGAGCTCTACTTGCAGCACTTGGCTGGCCACCTTCCTTGTCTTCACCAGATGCAGCAAATAATAAGTACTCGGAAATTCCAAACCCCCTCATCTTAATGAATGAGGCAAATAAAGAGAAGTATTCACAAAGTTTTCTAGCACTGTGTGCTCTGCAACATGCGCAAGCCAACTGTGAAGCGCGTCAATGCCAAGCGAAAGGAGCAAGTGCTAGCATGTCAGATTCAAAGTACTTTGATAAAACTGCTGCATGCTTTGATAATGGACTTTGGGCAATTGATGAGTTGGTTCAGCCTATTGCTTCCAGGTTGGAATATCATTTTGCTAAATGGTCTGAACAGCCGGAGTTCATTTTTGCCCTTGTTTACAAAATAGCAAGAGATTTTATGGGTGGTGTGGATGATATATTGCAGCCTTTGATTGATCGAGCAAGACTTGTGGGATTGAGTGCTAAAGAGTCTTGGGTAACTGGAATGGTGAAAATGCTTCTAGGTTACCTTGAGAGGCAAATTTTCCCAGTCCTTGTCACATCTTATCAGGCTACTGATGACAAATTTGAAGTACATTCCTCATGGATGCACTTGAATGACCTGATGATTACTTTTGATAAAAGAATGCAGTTGCTTGCAGATTCAGGAATACAGAAGATAGCTTCAATTTCTGAAGGCCTGTCCAGGTCCTTATCTGTCTTTTCCATATATAGCGAGCATTCTGATTGGCTTCACATGTGGGCTGGTGTAGAGCTTAATTCTGCACAACATAAGCTCAAATCTGAGATGGAGGATGAGATAAATTGGTCATATAGTATTAAAGAGCTTGGTCTACAAGAGATCACTAGTAATTTTCTTCTGTCTACAAGAGAAGATTACAAAGCTCCAACAATTTCTGAATTTGTGGTCAAAACTGCATCTGCTATGATTGAAAGAGGCCATGCTCTGCCAAATAGGGGATTAAGGATTCAGTATAACAGATCCTCTTCAGTCCAGTTCCTGAGTGATTTCTTTCTTGTCTTACGTGAACGATGTGAAGCCCTACAACTGACAAATACAGCTTTAGAAGATGATTCTTTACTAAAAGCTTCATTTGCAATTAATGCTGCTCGATATTGTGAATATGTTCTTCGGGAATGGGATGACGACATAGTTTTCCTGGAGATGGGTGCCCATAGGAAACATGTTGATGAAGGCCAGGGACAAGGCCACAAACACAGTGCCCAACATCCATGTTCTTTCTTTGGCGATGAAATCGCCTTCTTGGCTAAATTGGGGACCGATTATCTGGAACAGATTATGTCTTCCGTTCTGCTCGAGTTTGAAGATCTATCCTGGGACTATGTCCAAAACATTGGATTGCCCAATGAGCAGATCCATCCAGTTGATGAGGTCCTGGATGAAGAAAATCTCGGAGTATCTCCTGGATTTGTTGCCTCTCTAGAAGTTGTGAGAGACAGAACCACCAAACTGATGCTACATCTTAATTCGAAGGATTTCCTTGATCTGTGGAGGAGTATAGCAGAAGGCCTCGACTACTTCATCTACAGCAGCATACGATGGGGGGAGTTGACATTCTCTGACCAAGGAGTTGTACAGCTAAGAGTCGATACGAAGGCCCTTCTCCACATCTTTAGGCCCTTCTGTTTAAGACCTGAAGCCTTTTTTCCATTCATAAGTGATTCCCTGAGGCTGTTAGCCATGAGAAAGACAGATGCACGATACCTGTTGGAAGTGCTCAAGAATGCCAAGGAGAATGACAGTTGCCTGAGGCAACAAGGACTGCAACATGTAAATGCAAGCCAAGCTATGAAAATCTTAGGTAGCAAAAGGTCTGATGGATAA
- the LOC4344339 gene encoding RINT1-like protein MAG2 isoform X3, with protein sequence MASPRPPPASLRSFLDAHFASPEDLASAPALAELLRRECVGLDASLRRLEAQLASVSASWLARSAGARASLRRIRSRGGGFGVEEDDGEETLRSAELPALVQEIHRIDAIRLYAGNAMEARKVAPGC encoded by the exons ATGGCgtccccgcggccgccgccggcgagcctgCGGAGCTTCCTGGACGCGCACTTCGCCTCCCCCGAGGACCTCGCCTCCGCACCGGCGCTCGCTGAGCTCCTGCGCCGCGAGTGCGTGGGCCTGGATGcatccctccgccgcctcgaggCGCAGCTCGCGTCCGTATCCGCCTCCTGGCTCGCGCGCTCCGCCGGCGCTCGCGCATCTCTCCGCCGCATCCGCTCCCGAG GCGGGGGATTCGGAGTGGAGGAGGATGATGGCGAGGAGACGCTGCGGAGCGCGGAGCTGCCGGCGCTTGTGCAGGAGATCCATCGGATCGACGCCATTCGACTCTATGCGG GAAATGCAATGGAAGCAAGAAAAGTTGCTCCAGGCTGTTGA
- the LOC4344339 gene encoding RINT1-like protein MAG2L isoform X2 produces MMARRRCGARSCRRLCRRSIGSTPFDSMRLEAFVGNLEDATFSIVRQASKLNLSSVFRPASNEMQWKQEKLLQAVDAMRDIELELLRISTNRPQWTNLIMAVDSRVDKTLAILRPKALTDYRALLAALGWPPSLSSPDAANNKYSEIPNPLILMNEANKEKYSQSFLALCALQHAQANCEARQCQAKGASASMSDSKYFDKTAACFDNGLWAIDELVQPIASRLEYHFAKWSEQPEFIFALVYKIARDFMGGVDDILQPLIDRARLVGLSAKESWVTGMVKMLLGYLERQIFPVLVTSYQATDDKFEVHSSWMHLNDLMITFDKRMQLLADSGIQKIASISEGLSRSLSVFSIYSEHSDWLHMWAGVELNSAQHKLKSEMEDEINWSYSIKELGLQEITSNFLLSTREDYKAPTISEFVVKTASAMIERGHALPNRGLRIQYNRSSSVQFLSDFFLVLRERCEALQLTNTALEDDSLLKASFAINAARYCEYVLREWDDDIVFLEMGAHRKHVDEGQGQGHKHSAQHPCSFFGDEIAFLAKLGTDYLEQIMSSVLLEFEDLSWDYVQNIGLPNEQIHPVDEVLDEENLGVSPGFVASLEVVRDRTTKLMLHLNSKDFLDLWRSIAEGLDYFIYSSIRWGELTFSDQGVVQLRVDTKALLHIFRPFCLRPEAFFPFISDSLRLLAMRKTDARYLLEVLKNAKENDSCLRQQGLQHVNASQAMKILGSKRSDG; encoded by the exons ATGATGGCGAGGAGACGCTGCGGAGCGCGGAGCTGCCGGCGCTTGTGCAGGAGATCCATCGGATCGACGCCATTCGACTCTATGCGG TTGGAAGCTTTTGTTGGTAACCTAGAAGATGCAACGTTTTCCATCGTTAGACAGGCCTCAAAGTTGAACTTGTCCTCGGTATTTAGGCCAGCATCTAAT GAAATGCAATGGAAGCAAGAAAAGTTGCTCCAGGCTGTTGATGCCATGAGGGATATTGAACTAGAGTTGCTACGGATCAGCACGAATAGGCCACAATGGACCAATCTTATCATGGCTGTTGATTCTAGAGTGGACAAAACCCTAGCAATTTTGAGACCTAAAGCACTAACAGATTATCGAGCTCTACTTGCAGCACTTGGCTGGCCACCTTCCTTGTCTTCACCAGATGCAGCAAATAATAAGTACTCGGAAATTCCAAACCCCCTCATCTTAATGAATGAGGCAAATAAAGAGAAGTATTCACAAAGTTTTCTAGCACTGTGTGCTCTGCAACATGCGCAAGCCAACTGTGAAGCGCGTCAATGCCAAGCGAAAGGAGCAAGTGCTAGCATGTCAGATTCAAAGTACTTTGATAAAACTGCTGCATGCTTTGATAATGGACTTTGGGCAATTGATGAGTTGGTTCAGCCTATTGCTTCCAGGTTGGAATATCATTTTGCTAAATGGTCTGAACAGCCGGAGTTCATTTTTGCCCTTGTTTACAAAATAGCAAGAGATTTTATGGGTGGTGTGGATGATATATTGCAGCCTTTGATTGATCGAGCAAGACTTGTGGGATTGAGTGCTAAAGAGTCTTGGGTAACTGGAATGGTGAAAATGCTTCTAGGTTACCTTGAGAGGCAAATTTTCCCAGTCCTTGTCACATCTTATCAGGCTACTGATGACAAATTTGAAGTACATTCCTCATGGATGCACTTGAATGACCTGATGATTACTTTTGATAAAAGAATGCAGTTGCTTGCAGATTCAGGAATACAGAAGATAGCTTCAATTTCTGAAGGCCTGTCCAGGTCCTTATCTGTCTTTTCCATATATAGCGAGCATTCTGATTGGCTTCACATGTGGGCTGGTGTAGAGCTTAATTCTGCACAACATAAGCTCAAATCTGAGATGGAGGATGAGATAAATTGGTCATATAGTATTAAAGAGCTTGGTCTACAAGAGATCACTAGTAATTTTCTTCTGTCTACAAGAGAAGATTACAAAGCTCCAACAATTTCTGAATTTGTGGTCAAAACTGCATCTGCTATGATTGAAAGAGGCCATGCTCTGCCAAATAGGGGATTAAGGATTCAGTATAACAGATCCTCTTCAGTCCAGTTCCTGAGTGATTTCTTTCTTGTCTTACGTGAACGATGTGAAGCCCTACAACTGACAAATACAGCTTTAGAAGATGATTCTTTACTAAAAGCTTCATTTGCAATTAATGCTGCTCGATATTGTGAATATGTTCTTCGGGAATGGGATGACGACATAGTTTTCCTGGAGATGGGTGCCCATAGGAAACATGTTGATGAAGGCCAGGGACAAGGCCACAAACACAGTGCCCAACATCCATGTTCTTTCTTTGGCGATGAAATCGCCTTCTTGGCTAAATTGGGGACCGATTATCTGGAACAGATTATGTCTTCCGTTCTGCTCGAGTTTGAAGATCTATCCTGGGACTATGTCCAAAACATTGGATTGCCCAATGAGCAGATCCATCCAGTTGATGAGGTCCTGGATGAAGAAAATCTCGGAGTATCTCCTGGATTTGTTGCCTCTCTAGAAGTTGTGAGAGACAGAACCACCAAACTGATGCTACATCTTAATTCGAAGGATTTCCTTGATCTGTGGAGGAGTATAGCAGAAGGCCTCGACTACTTCATCTACAGCAGCATACGATGGGGGGAGTTGACATTCTCTGACCAAGGAGTTGTACAGCTAAGAGTCGATACGAAGGCCCTTCTCCACATCTTTAGGCCCTTCTGTTTAAGACCTGAAGCCTTTTTTCCATTCATAAGTGATTCCCTGAGGCTGTTAGCCATGAGAAAGACAGATGCACGATACCTGTTGGAAGTGCTCAAGAATGCCAAGGAGAATGACAGTTGCCTGAGGCAACAAGGACTGCAACATGTAAATGCAAGCCAAGCTATGAAAATCTTAGGTAGCAAAAGGTCTGATGGATAA
- the LOC4344340 gene encoding probable serine/threonine-protein kinase PBL2, whose product MGNCMGSSKCASASAPLESKVTRSSNSTTTTDNTSKASQRSSSAFSSGQFSRASSDESSAAPSLSSLKSFNMGDLRAATKNFGSNSFLGEGGFGCVYKGWIDELTLAPTKPGVGKMVAIKKLKKESFQGHKEWLAEVTYLGQLHHENLVKLVGYCSDSDSNKLLVYEYMLRGSLENHLFRRGTQPLSWAMRVNIAVDVARGLSFLHGLENPIIFRDLKSSNVLLAGDYRAKLSDFGLARNGPTGDKSHVSTRVVGTRGYAAPEYVATGHLSVKSDVYSFGVVLLELLTGRRALDAARGATAEMLVDWARPHLGDRRKVNRIMDTRLGGQYPKKQAQDMAALALRCLHHDPKLRPAMPDDVLPQLRLLQQNTKPSSSSTSAPAHRSRPFQALAS is encoded by the exons ATGGGGAACTGCATGGGCTCATCCAAGTGCGCCAGTGCATCGGCTCCACTTGAATCAA AGGTTACGAGAAGCAGCaactcgacgacgacgacggacaaCACCTCCAAGGCATCGCAGCGCAGCTCGTCGGCGTTCTCGTCGGGGCAGTTCTCGCGAGCCAGCTCCGACgagtcgtcggcggcgccgtcgctgtcgtcccTCAAGTCGTTCAACATGGGCGACCTCCGCGCGGCGACCAAGAACTTCGGTTCCAACTCGTTCCTGGGAGAGGGCGGGTTCGGGTGCGTGTACAAGGGTTGGATCGACGAGCTCACCCTCGCCCCTACCAAGCCCGGCGTCGGCAAGATGGTCGCCATCAAGAAGCTCAAGAAGGAGAGCTTCCAGGGTCACAAGGAGTGgctg GCAGAGGTGACCTACTTGGGGCAGCTCCACCATGAGAACCTGGTGAAGCTGGTGGGCTACTGCTCGGATTCCGACAGCAACAAGCTGCTCGTCTACGAGTACATGCTCAGAGGCAGCCTCGAGAACCACCTCTTCAGAA GAGGGACGCAGCCGCTGTCGTGGGCGATGCGGGTGAACATCGCGGTGGACGTGGCGAGGGGGCTGTCCTTCTTGCACGGGCTGGAGAACCCCATCATCTTCCGGGACCTCAAGTCGTCCaacgtcctcctcgccggcgactaCCGGGCCAAGCTGTCGGACTTCGGGCTGGCGCGGAACGGGCCCACCGGCGACAAGAGCCACGTGTCCACCCGCGTCGTCGGCACCAGGGGCTACGCCGCGCCGGAGTACGTCGCCACGGGCCACCTCTCCGTCAAGAGCGACGTCTACAGCTTCGGCGTCGTGCTGCTCGAGCTCCTCACGGGGCGCCGcgcgctcgacgccgcccgcggcgccaccgccgagaTGCTCGTCGACTGGGCGAGGCCCCACCTCGGCGATCGCCGGAAGGTCAACCGCATCATGGACACCAGGCTCGGCGGCCAGTATCCCAAGAAGCAGGCGCAGGACATGGCGGCGCTCGCGCTCCGCTGCCTCCACCACGACCCCAAGCTCCGCCCCGCCATGCCCGACGACGTGCTGCCGCAGCTGCGCCTGCTGCAGCAGAACACCAAGCCAtcctcctcgtcgacctcgGCGCCGGCGCACAGGTCGAGGCCATTCCAAGCGCtagcgagctag